In Thermanaeromonas sp. C210, the genomic stretch GGCCTCTTTTGAGGATACAAGCGCTAAGATCGTGCCCTGAGTTTCTATAACGGTGGAGGAGCGTATACACCCAACGGACGGAGACCCCAAGGATAGCAGCAACCTCTCTAGGGGAATGATTATTCAACAGGGAGATAATAAGCTGAACTGGTGCCTGAGGGTTTCCAGAAGCTTTAAGTTGTTGGTATAATGTCATTGGGTGGGTGTCCCTCCTTTCGGGGTTTTTGATGACCACTTTGATAATATCCCTGGGATACCCACCCTTTGCAATACCTGTTTGACCCTCTCAAAGTACTGGGAACGAAACTCTGGCCTATCTACAACACTGCCGGAAAAAGACCTTGACGGAGGTAAGGGCTCTATGCTATAATCCTTCGTGCAAGGGTTGTGCGGAAGTAGCTCAGTGGTAGAGCATCGCCTTGCCAAGGCGAGGGCCGCGGGTTCAAATCCCGTCTTCCGCTCCATTTTTTATATTGGGGTTTTTTGAATGAGGCGCGGTGGCGAAGGGGCTAACGCCGCGGTCTGCAAAACCGCTATTCGCCGGTTCAAATCCGGCCCGCGCCTCCAGTACTTAAGGGGGGACCATTTCAGATAAGGAGATGGTCTCCTATTTATATTTGGGGGGTGTTCCCGATTATGGACGGCAGCGCGGCCGGTTTTCCCCGGACCAATCCCTTTATAGAGCTGCTGGACATTGAATTTGTACGTATAGAGCCGGGACAAGCGGAAACCAGGCTTAAAGTGGCCCGTAAACACCTTAATCCGTGGAATTATCTCCACGGCGGCGTATTCGCAGCCCTGGCGGATACTACTATGGGTGCGGCAGTTCGCTCCTCGGCCAAGGTTTATACTACGACTAATCTGGATCTCCACTACATAAAGCCGGTTAAAGAAGGCGAAGAGGTAATTTGCCGCGGTAAAGTAATCCACCCGGGCAACCACATCATCCATGCGGAAGCGGTTATGATGGTGGGAACGCGCGTAGTTGCCACGGCTAGCGCCACCTTCTACGTCCTTAATCCCGGAAGCTGAAACCCGGAATCGGTGTTGAAGAAGTCCTCGAAAATATGTTATAATTGCCTTACGCAATGATTTGCGCGAGAGTGGCGGAACAGGCAGACGCCCGAGACTTAAAATCTCGTGGACCGTTTGGTCCGTGCGGGTTCGAGTCCCGCCTCTCGCACCAGTTGAAAACAGTAGGTTAGCAGGCAGGCCAAAAACTGCAGCGGTAAAATAAAAAGGCTATGTCTTGTTAAGCTTGAATGCCTTGCCTAACCTAACCTTTCGAGACTATATTAAAACAACGTCTCAGGCCTCCCGTACAGCCGAATAAGAAAGTATGGGGGGTTTTGTTTTTATGACTAAAAAAATAGTTAGACTGCGTAAAAATGTTCCTGAATGTTGGAAGGAAACTGTCGAAGAATATCTAATATCTACATCCTGACTTTATCAGATGAGAATCTAGAAGCCGCATAAAATCTAGGAAGATAGAAACCAAGGCGTGCATTTTGCCACTACGCCTGGCCCTGCCAGCGAGAAGCAAACTCTTCTACACGAGTGATATTGGCAGGGGGAGCGATTCGCATCAGGCGCAGGATCTTTTTGCTTAACTCTGTACCCTTGGTCTTAATAAAGAAGGTTTCTCCTTCGATTTCCACCTCGGCAAAGTTGAGGGAGTTTAACGCTTCCCGGATCTCTACCGGCGAGGCGTTTTCTCCAGCTTGCCGGAGCTTGGATTCCAGGGTGCGTTCGAGAAGAAAGGCCAGGAAACAGATTACAAAGTGCCCCTTAATCCGCCTTTCGGTCCAATGGAAAACCGGTCGTACTTCCAGGGTGCTTTTCATGACGCGGAAGGATTCTTCAATCCGCCACAGGTTGTGGTAAGCATCCAGAATGTCTTTGGCGCTCATCTCTTTCTCGTTGGTCTGGATGCCGTAGTAGCCGTCAAATTGTTGGTCCCAGTTAATTGCTTCTTCGTCCAGCACCCAGGTGCCGGTACAATCTACTTCTTTGAGGTATTTCTTGCCGCCGCGTTTATTGCTGGCCCGGATTTTAGCCTTGCTTTCTAAAAGGCTTTGGGCCTTCTCGATTAACCTTTCCCGGTCGGACCGGTCTTTCTCCGCCCGCCGGCTGGAGTAGGTGACGATCAGTTTTTCGGGTAATTGGTATTTTTCTCCTTCAGCGGTGAACTCGTTTATGTATTCGATAACCTTGTAGCGAAGGACTTCTCCTTCTTCGTCGTCCTTGATCTCCTGATAGCCGTCTTCGTCCAGGATCATATCGGTAATCTCTTTCTTCATCTTCTTAATGCGGGCGGCAAAAATGTAGCTGTAGTTACGTTCTACTATGCGCTTTAAATTGAGCTTGCTGTTAATCCCCCGGTCCGCCACGATAATTACCCGGCGCAGGCCAAAACGTTTTTCCAGCTTTTCTAAGGCTGCTTCCAGGGTTTTAC encodes the following:
- a CDS encoding PaaI family thioesterase; this encodes MDGSAAGFPRTNPFIELLDIEFVRIEPGQAETRLKVARKHLNPWNYLHGGVFAALADTTMGAAVRSSAKVYTTTNLDLHYIKPVKEGEEVICRGKVIHPGNHIIHAEAVMMVGTRVVATASATFYVLNPGS
- a CDS encoding IS1634 family transposase, with the protein product MFIKITKSRDHQYVQLVRSYRENGVVKHKVLLNLGRLDEIENNPSFQRLGKRLLELSKAREVTSLANFSEAQIKNWGYVVYRKIWNQFELPELLKEISAKHKVQFSLSDASFLMVVQHLLEPRSKLGTYNHQQRYASLPDVALNHLYRSLDLLSEHKELLEEEMFRKNRHLFNMKVDVVFYDVTTFSFASVKADTLRDFGFSKDGKYNEVQVVLGLLIDCEGRPIGYELFPGNTFDGKTLEAALEKLEKRFGLRRVIIVADRGINSKLNLKRIVERNYSYIFAARIKKMKKEITDMILDEDGYQEIKDDEEGEVLRYKVIEYINEFTAEGEKYQLPEKLIVTYSSRRAEKDRSDRERLIEKAQSLLESKAKIRASNKRGGKKYLKEVDCTGTWVLDEEAINWDQQFDGYYGIQTNEKEMSAKDILDAYHNLWRIEESFRVMKSTLEVRPVFHWTERRIKGHFVICFLAFLLERTLESKLRQAGENASPVEIREALNSLNFAEVEIEGETFFIKTKGTELSKKILRLMRIAPPANITRVEEFASRWQGQA